The genomic region ATGTGCCGCATCGTCGTAATAGCCAATCCCCACGAACGCGAGCGCCGCCGCCCCCTGCGCAGATGCCTCCTCAACTTCTGAACGCACAATCTCAACACCAGTAACATCACAAATAATCTGACGCCACAACGCAGACCGAGAGCCACCACCCACGGCGCGCAGCTCACGCACCGACGTCGCCCCACCACGGGCTAGCCCCTCAAGATTTAACGCCAACTCAAACGCCATGCCCTCTAACAAAGAACGGTACGCATGCGCCCGCGTGTGCCCAGACCCATAACCAACAACCGCGCCCCGCGCAAACGGATCCCAATATGGTGCCTGCACCGCATTCCAATACGGCAGTGACAACAAGCCTTCACACCCCGCTGGTACCTGGGCGGCAGCGGCCTCCAACTTGGGGTCAGGTGCGCCCTCCAACGCAGGATCGTTGAACTCCCGGCGGAACCAGTTGCCAAGCACCGAACCGGAGTTCTGCACCGACTCCAACACGAACCAACCCGGTATCCCCGCCACTAACGCGCGATATTGCTTAGAGAACCGGTACTCATCCGCATGCACACCCGCCACAATCGACGTCCCAATATTCACATACGCCACGCCCGGCTCCGTCGCCGCAGTCCCCAAACCAGCCGCCTGCCCATCACCCAGACCCGCGACCATCACCACGTTCTCAAGGCCCCACTGGGCAGCAAGTTCGGGTAACAGTGGCCCCACAACCTCACCGGGCTTCGCCAACTGAGGCATCTGCTCGGCCCGCACACCAGCCATATCCAACAGGGTTGGCGACCACGTCTGCGCCGCAATATCAAACAAATTCAACGTATCCGCACTACCCGTCGACGACACCCACCGGCCCGTCAACCCATGCGCCACATACGCATGCACATCCACCACCAGGTGTGCACGTTCAAACACCTGCGGTTCATGCTCCTTCAACCACGCCATCTTATACAACGCCGACGTCGTATCCGCCGGCTTCCCCGACAGCTCATGCACCGCATCCGAACCCAACCGGTTGATCTGCTCACCAGCACGCGAATCCAACCACAAAATCGCCGGACGAATCGCCTCCCCACGCTCATCCAACGCCACAAACGTCTCTCGCTGATGCGTAATCCCCATCGCCTTCACCCGCGCCCGATCCTGCGCCGACAACTGCGCCACCGCCTGCGCAACCGCCTCCTGCGTAGAAGACCACCACTGACGCGGATCATGCTCATACTGATGCATATGAGGCGTGAAAAACTCAATGCGCGACCGCCCCGTAGCCAACACGTGGCCACCCGCATCAATCACCACAGCCTTCGTGGCAGACGTAGACGAATCAATCCCAATAACTAACGGCTCCAACGCAATATCCTTCCACGCACACAGCGAACTAGCCTTACAAAAACTGCTATACCTCTATCGTATCGAACAGTCGGCTACCCTCGCCCCGCAGGCGCGCAGGCCCCACAAGCATGCAAACCACGCACGCTTTTACAGACCACAGGCTAGGCCACCGTCGACTCCACCAGACACGTCAGGTGCACCGCCTGCCGATTGCACACAGAACCGTTTAAACCAACTCCCTACAGCACAGGTGTGCTTCCACCATCCACTCGCAACCCAGTGCCCGTTATGTAGCCAGCTGCTTTCGAGGCATAGAACACCACGGCCGCAGCCAGTTCCTCCGGATCCCCCAAACGCTTCACTGGAATACTGTTTTCAAAACGTTCCCGCACTTCCTGAGGGGAAACACCCTCGCGCTGCGCCGCGTCTGCATCCAACTGATCTATCCGCGGCGTCAAAATCCGCCCCGGATGCACCACGTTCACAGTCACGCCACTAGCGCCAACCTCAAGCGACAAAGCTTTCAAATACCCCGCCAGCGCCATCCGCCCCATCGAAGACAACACCAACTGCTCAGAAGGGGTTTGCACCGCCACTGAACCAACCGCAATAATCCGCCCCCAACCCTGCTTCTGCATATGCGGTAAACAGCGATTAATCAGCGCTATATGCGGCTTCACCAGGCGATTCATTGCCTCGTCCACATCCACAGGCCGCACCGTCGTAGGTTTCCCCGGCCGCGGCCCCGGGCCATTCAGCACCAGCACATCAATCGGCCCGAACGCGGCCTCACACGTAGCTGCCGCATGCTCCACAGACGCTAAATCCTCAACGTCCATAACCGCGCCATCAGCCACCCCACCGGCCTTCAACACCTGCTCCACCACGGTTTGCACGCGCCCTTCAGTACGCCCCGTTACGAACACGCGCGCACCCTCAGCCGCTAACTTCAACGCGCTCGCACGCCCCAAACCCGACGTAGACGCCGCAACGAACGCCACTTTCCCGCTCAAACCCAAATCCACTAAAACCACTCCTTTAGTTACGCATCACATTTCTACAAGACTAACGCGTAACCGCCGTCACAGCACGGGGGGAACCTCAAGTAGATAAAGGTCTGCGTAGGGCAAAGCAGGGAACAAGACCACTTGAATTCAAGTGGAAAGGAACAGCGGTGGCGTGCTCACACAAGTGGAAAGGCCAGGCGGGCAACCCGGCAGCGAAAGAGGCCGCTCGCACAAACGCGAAGCGGCCTCATCAGCAGCCGGCACCGGTCAGCCTTAAAACAGCCATCCCAAAAACCGGCCGCAAAAAACCAAGCTACAGCAAACTGGTTACGACAGTTTCTTCACCAGTGGGAACGTGATGGTCTCGCGGATACCTTGGCCGGTGAACGCCATCAGCAGGCGGTCCAGGCCCATGCCCATCCCACCCGTGGGGGGCATGCCCTGCTCCATGGCTTCCAAGAAATCCTCATCCAAACTCATGGCTTCCTCATCACCCTGCGCGGCCGCGAGCGACTGCTCCACCAACCGCTCCCTCTGCACCACCGGGTCCACCAGTTCCGAATACGCGGTTGCCAACTCGAACCCACGAATATACAGATCCCACTTCTCCACCACACCGGGCTTTGAACGATGCTGCCGCACCAGCGGCGAAGAATCCACCGGGTAATCACGCACAAACGTGGGCTCATACAAGTCATCACCCAACGCGGCCTCAAAAATCTCCTCCGCGATCTTCCCGTTCACATAGTGATCCGGAATATCAAGTCCGAACTCACCGGCAATCTGCAGCAGTTCCTCGCGCGGCGTATCCACCGAGAACTCCCGACCCAAAGCCTGCGCAGTTGCCTCAAACATAGAAATTTCACGCCAAGAACCCGACAGGTCATACACGGAACCGTCCGGCAACGTCACCTGCTCCGAACCCATCGCATCCCGAGCTGCCTTCTGAATAAACTCCCGCGTGCGCCGCGCCATCGAATCGTACGTACCGTACGCCTCGTAGGCCTCCAGCATCGTGAACTCCGGGGAATGCGAAGAATCCGCTCCCTCGTTACGGAAGTTACGGTTAATCTCAAAAACCTTGTCAACCCCGCCCACAACAGCGCGTTTCAAAAACAACTCCGGGGCAATACGCAAAAACAAATCCGTGTCATACGCATTCATGTGCGTCGTGAACGGCCGGGCTGCCGCACCCCCATGAATCGTCTGCAACATCGGGGTTTCAATCTCAATGAACCCCGCGTCGTGGAAATACTCCCGCAGCGAATACACCACGTTCGCACGCACCCGCACCATATCCCGCGCTGCAGGGCGCACAATCATATCTAAGTAACGCCGGCGTACCCGCTGATCCTCCGACAGGGTCATCGCCGTACCATCTTCAGTTACAAACGCCTTCGGAAGTGGCCGCAGTGCCTTCGACGCAATCCGCCATGCAGCGTCGTCTTCCGTGGCCTCCGCGAACACCGACAGTTCCCCGCGTTTAGAACGGATCGGACGGCCCCGCACAAACAGGTGATCACCCAAATCCACCAGCGATTTGAAAGACTTCAAAGAATCCGCGCCCACAGCCTTCGCCGAAAGCATTGCCTGCAACTGGTTCCCCGCCCCATCCTGGAGCACCACGAACTGCAACTTACCGGAACCACGCACCGCCATCACGCGGCCAACCAAACCCACAACGTCCTGGGATTCCTCTTCTTCCCCCAAAGACTCGTAAGTCTCACGCACCTGCGCGATCGTGGTTGTCACCGGGAGTTCAACCGGATACGGATCCACGCCCGCATCTAACATTTCCTGCCTTTTGTTTGCCCGCACCCGCACCTGTTCAGGCGCGTTTTCTAGAAAGTCTTTCATTTTACTCACGCTCTAATGTTACCTAATGCAATACTCGTGTCCGCCTGCTCTACCGCAATGGACTTTGCAGCGGACCTTCGCCTCCGGTGGCGTTTTCTAACCCGGCGGGGACCGAGGCTGGGTCGTCCCCCACATGTATCTGCCGGTTTTGTTCGTCTACAAGTACGACGCGGCCACGCCACCCTTCCAGCTGAGATTGTGGGACTTGCGCATACGCAATTATTATAACGACTTCCCCTTTATTTATGAGGTGAGCTGCCGCCCCATTCACCTGGATTCCACCGCTGCCGGGCTGGCCCGCAATCGCGTACGTAGACAAGCGCGCTCCCGAGGTGACGGACACAACGTCCACCTTCTCGCCCTCAACGATGCCGGCGGCCTCCAGCAGGTCCGAGTCAATAGTTATTGAGCCCACGTAGTGCAGGTCCGCGCTCGTTACTGTGGCCCGGTGGATTTTGCCACTCATCAGAGTCCGATAAACCTCTGCCATTCATTTCACCTCAAGAATCAAATTGTCAATCAGCCGCGTAGTCCCCACTTTCGCTGCCACCGCTAGCACCCCCGTGCCATGCGTGATGGGTTGGAACGTGGTGGGGTCAACGAGCGCCACGTAATCCACGTCAATGCCCGGCTGGTTCAACGCCTCCATGGTTTTGCGTGTGATCTCGTCCGCGTCCGCACCGGTTTGCGCTGCCTGCGCTCCCGTTTGCAGTGCTTTTGACAACCCGAGGGCCTGTGCGCGCTCGGATTCCGACAGGTACGCGTTGCGCGAAGAGAGCGCAAGGCCGTCGCTGCTGCGCACAATCGGAGCCCCAACAATCTCAATCCCCATGTCTAGGTCACGTACCATTTGCCGCACAATCGCCAGCTGCTGGGCGTCTTTTTGCCCAAACACAGCCACGTCGGGGCGCACCAGGTTAAACACTTTGTTAACCACCAGGCACACACCCGCAAAATGCGTGGGCCGCGTTTTCCCTTCCAGCACCCGAGCCGTGGGCCCCGGATCGATCCGCACCTGTGCTTCGCCATGCGGATACATTTCTTCTGCCGATGGGGCAAACACCAGGTCCGCCCCCACCTGCGCTAGGGCGTTCAAGTCTTTTTGGAGGTCCCGTGGGTAAGCCTCAAAATCCTCGCCGGGCGCAAACTGTGTGGGGTTCACAAAAATGCTCACCACCACGTGGTCGGCGCGCTGCGCCGCTGCCTTCACCAGTGACAAGTGCCCCTCATGCAGAGCCCCCATTGTCATAACTAATCCCCGCTGCCCAGACATGCTTGTCAACGCACGTTTGAGTTCCTCACGGGTTTTAACAACCTTCGGTTCGTTTACCACGACCCCTCCTTCGCGGTAAATCTTACCGCGCCCGCGTGCTAACAACGAAAACCATCAAACAGGTGGGGCACTTTCTTAGCAAGAGAGGATATAGCCGCGGAAAGGGCCGCAGTCTAATAAGCCCGCAGGCCCAGCCGCACTCCAACAAACGGAAGCACAGCTGGGCCGAAGAATCAGCGCGCTGCAACATACCCCGGGGCCTATGGCAACGCCTAGTTCGTATTTACGCGAGCGTGCGGCGCGGCACGATCTCTGGATTAGCAGTTACCACAGACGCTGCCTGCTCATCGGTAGGCAATGTTTCCGCCTTGGCCAGATCTGCGGTGCGCTGACGGTAAGAATCCAGCTCCCGCTTCGCCGTCTGCTCATCCCAACCCAACTCTTTACGCATCAAATCCGCTACCTCCGGCGCAGCAGCCACCCCACGGTCACGCTGCTCCAAGTCCAGACGCACCCTGCGGACCAGCACGTCCTCAAGATGCAACGCACCTTCAAAACGGACGGCGGCCACAACCTCAGCACGCAAGAACTGCGGTGCTTCCTTCAAAGGCTGAGCCAAATCCGGATTCTCCTCAAGCAAATCCAAAACCCGGTCAATCTCAGCACCATAACGATCCAGCAAAGACTCCACACGCGCGGCAGTCCACCCGTATTTACTTGCAATCGCAGGTGCACGCCGGGCCGTGGCAAAGAACCCTTCCGCACCCACCAAAGGCACGTTTTCGGTAATCGAAGGCCGGCGTTTCGCTTCTGCCTCTCCAAGCGCGAAATCAACCGCGTCCTGAGCCATCGGCCGGTACGTGGTGAGCTTACCGCCCGCAATCACCGTCAAATTCGGGGCCGCAGCCGTCACCGTGTGCTCGCGAGACACCTTAGTCGACTGCGTCTTATCCCCCTTCACCCCAGGCTGCAACAGTGGCCGCAACCCCGCGTAAACACCAATAATGTCCTCGCGCGTCAACGGGTCTGCAAGAATCTCATTCGCATGGTCCAACACGTAGTCCACATCTGCTTTAGTGGCCACCGGGCGCGAAATATCCTGCTCATACGGCGTATCCGTAGTGCCAATCACCCAGTAACGCTGCCACGGAATAATGAACAACACAGACTTTTCGGTGCGCAAGAAAATCCCGGTCTGCGCGTTAATGCGCTCGCGCGGCACCACAATGTGAATCCCCTTCGACGCCAGCACCTTCAAGCCACCGTCGGTGCCACCAAGCTTCTCTGTTTCTTCGGTCCACACCCCGGTTGCGTTAATCACGTGGCGGGCATTCACATGCATTTCCTTGCCCGACTCTAGATCCACGATTCGCGCGCCGTTCACAGCTCCACTAGCTGTCTTGGTGAGCCCAACCACCTGGGTGCGGGGAGCCGCGAGCGCCCCAAAGCCAGACGCGGTCCGAACCAAGTCAACCACCAAACGGGCGTCATCCACGCGCGCGTCGTAGAACCGGATCGCGCCAGTCAGCGCTGAAGGCTTAATGCCGGGGAACAGTTTCATTGCGCCGCTGCGCGAGTAGTGCTTTTGCACGGGCACGGAGCCGCGATGTGCCCACTGTGCCATCGCGTCGTACATGCCGACCCCTACTGCGGAGTACGCGCGTTCCACCACGGGGGTTTTCAGTGGCCACAAGAACGGTTGGGCTTTCACCAGGTGAGGTGCGGTTTTAGTAAGAAGCAGGCCACGTTCCTTCAGCGCTTCCGCAACCAGTGCGAAATCGAGGTTGTACAGGTATCGCAGTCCGCCGTGAACTAGTTTTGAGGACCACGCGGAGGTGCCGCTGGCCCAGTCCCCCGCTTCTACAACGGCTGTGCGTAGCCCGCGCGAAGCGGCGTCGAGCGCGATTCCCGCCCCGGTTACACCTCCACCGATCACGAGGATGTCCACGCCCTCTTCGTCCGTCATCTCTTTCAACGCCTGGGCACGGGAGTGAGCCGTGAGGAATGTGTTTTGCTCTCGCATTCTGAACCTCCTGTTGTTTTGCTACGGCTGTGCTTAGAACCAGCCGTGTGTTGACGGCTGTGTCAAGCGTTTGAGGCACTACCCGCAGGGTACTCATCCCGAGGCTATACCTCCAGTCACCAATTTAGGTTACAGCAACGTTACCAAATTCGAAAGTATTCTCAACTAGAACGCACAAACGTGCACGAGGTGGTTGCAAGCTCGAAATAATGAGTTCAACTGTTAGCAGCGCGGCGCACTGCGGGCTTACCGACGGGCGCGCGGCGGGACTACCACCCCGCCCAGTCTCGTGGTCGAACTACCACCGGGGGTTCGGCTGGCCTACCGGCGGTAGAGCAGTTCGGCGTGGATCGCTTCCGCAGTGGCGTCGTCGATTAACCCCACTTCGTTGGCTTGCTGCGCGGTCGCTTCAGCCATGTCCATGTAGGTGCGTGCCACGCTTTCCAACCCCGCGTTGCGCAGCGCGTCCATGTGCGTGCTGATGGTTCCCGTGTCACCGCGCACCACCGGCCCCGTCAGCCCAGCCGCCCCTTCCGACAGAGCGCGTTCTAACGCTGCGTTTAGCAGTGGTTGAATATACTCGGCGGGTTCATCTATTCCCGCTTTGCTAAGCGCTGTTACTGCTTGGGACACAATCGTCACCAGGTAGTTCGCCCCGTGCGCTAGCGCCGCGTGGTACACCGCCCGGTCTTCTTCTTCCACCACGTAGGGGGTCGCTCCCATTTCCATCACGAGGGCCTGGCCGATCGCGATTCCAACCGCGGGTGCGGTCACAGCAACGGGGCAGTTCACCAAGCGGTCCACATCCAGGGAGGTTCCCGTGAAAGTCATGGCCGGATGCAGAGCAATTGGAATCGCCCCGGCGGCAGACGCGCCCGATAGTGCCGCCACTCCGTGGGCGCCACACGGGTGCACCACAATCTGGTTGGCGCGCCAGACCTGAAGTTTCGCCAGGCCATCCACGACGGGTACGATCTGATCGTCGGGCACCGCCACAATCACCAGGTCACTAGCCTCCACCACTTGGTCTGCGTCCGCTATCTGCGCGTCGGGCAGCAGCGCCGCCACCCGGTCGTTGCTCTCTTCAGATCTTGATCGGGTTACTGCCACTACTGAATGCCCTGCCCGCTGCAGTGCCAACCCGAGTGTGGGGCCAACTCGGCCCGCCCCCACCACTCCAATGCGGAATCTAGCTGGCATGGCGCGCCTGCGTTTCTTGCCCGAGCTTCATCTGTTTCTCTACAACCTCGGGCCCGTCGGTAAATAGGTTCTCAGCGGGAATATCGCGCCCAGATTCAACGCGTTTACGCCACGCCTCAGGTTCCTCAACCCGCCGGGCCACGCGGGCCCGCGTAGCCACAGTTGCGGCAACGTTTGCAGCAACTCGTTCGTCAACATGCGCCAGGGATGTGTTGCCGGTTAGTGAAACCAGGTGGAAGTCCAGGCTCCGCAGCCGCCGCTTAGTGCGCCACGGCCCGGTGTACAACTTCACCGATTGGATCCGCGGGTAGGCAAACATAACGAGCTTGCGCGTGACCCGCCCCAGGCGCAGAGCCACCACCCGGTCGGTTAACGCAATCGCGTTGCGGTCGTATGCGATCCAGTCGAAGATCCGCGCGCGGGGCGGGCAGACTTCGTAGATTGCGCTTGGCCCGCGGTCTTCAATTCCCGAACGTACCAGTTCCATCGGGTCATCTATCCCCAGGTCCGGGTACACCATCCATACGGCACGCAGCATGTCAGACAGGGACCCCACGGGAAGGAGCACGTCACGATCTTCTGATCCTCCTTCGCTACTACCTTGGAATCCGGCTTGAACGATACTGACTTTGTACCAGCCGAAGATTCGCCACAAGAACGGTTGCTCAATTTCTAAACCGTGTATGCGTGCCGGAGCGATTGTTTGCGCACGGGTGGAGGTAAGACCCGCGCGAATGCGGATACCGTCGGCAGTTACGAATGCGCGGAAGTTGAAGTTTTGCGTGAAGCTTCGCAGTGGCACGCCAATCATAGCGATCCCGCCGAAGACGATCCCAACTAGCCCGGAAGCCGCCGAGTCAAACACCGCCCAAAATACGACTGCACTCGATAGCAACGCGATTCCAATAACCAGAACGAATATCATCCCGAAGTTCACAAACAACGATCCGAGCAGTCGCAGCCACGGCACCTCGATTATGGGGCTGCCATCTTCTTCCCACGAATCAATTCCGACCGCGTCTGCCTCATTTTCCGCTTGAGGGCCATTGGCTACCCTATTCTCCGCTTGAGGGCCAGCTGTCGCACTATTGGTCACGCCTGCTGGCGCGTCGACGCCCTCAGCACTTTGGGTGACGCCCTCAGCGCGCGTGGCGGACGCGTCTGTACTTTTAGTGCCTGCTCGGCGCAGTAAGATTTCGCGCCTAACCGCTTCCAGATCACGGGTTTTCAGCAGGCCAAAAGACAGGTTTGAATCCGCCCCACCTGCAACCTCAATGTCAATCTTGCCCAACCCAAACAGGCGCCCCACCAATGAGTGGGTAATATTCACGGTTTGAATCCGCGACAAGCGGGCGTGCCGCTGGTTGCGCGCCAAGATGCCGTTACGGTAATAAACCGCGTTTTCTGTAACCGCATACCCCATGTGACGCCAACTGAAATAGCAGTACACACCCACTATCAGCGCAATTAACAGCAGCGCGCCAAGCACCACCATGACAATCTTGAGTACGCTGGAGTGCTGCACGAAGCCGGAGTTAGCGATGTCCTCATAGAGGTCGTAGTTCCGATAGAGCAAGAACCCAAACAGAGCCGTGAACACCGCCCAAGACTGCGCCAGCGGAGTAATGGGGTGAAGCTTACGCCACGCGGCTTCGTCTACCCCCGAGCCGACTATTGATTCGCGTTTTTTGCGCTTCGCCATTTACAGCCCCGCCATCTCAGCTTCACCGCGAGCAGCAAGTTCGTTGCGCAACCGTGCGGCCTCGCCCGACGGTAGTCCTGGGATTGACGCGTCAGTACTGGCAGATGCGGTGTGTAGTTCCACTTCCGCGATCTTGAAGTATCGGGCGATCGGCCCCTCAGAAACATCTACGTACTGCAACCGGCCGTAGGGGATAATTGTTAGGTTCCGAAACATGATTCCTTTGCGGATCAGCAGGTCCGACGGGCCTTCCGCGTACCCGATTGCCCGCACCTGGCGCGGCACTAGCCAAAACAACCATACGAACAAGGCCGCGAGCGCCGCGACCGCGATCCAAATCCACCGGCTCAAAAGCACCGATAATGCCGCTGCCGGCAGAATAGTTACGACGGCACCAATCCCTAGTGACACCATCCGGACTTTCAAAAGATTAGGAGAAACTCGTTTGAACTCCACGTCGCTAGGATTGAAAACTTCCGTATCTGGTTGCATGCAGAATACCTTTCTGTACGGGCGCCACGAACGCTATCAACTCTGGGAAATAGTGTTTCATAGTGACTTACACCGCTCAAGTACACAGTTTAGGCTGTTACATGCCCTCAATGTCGCACTTACCCCCTCCATCCCACCCGCCCACTAATCCACAGAGTCCAGCTTCCATTCAGGGACTTTTCAGCGTGAGGGTGTTGAATTACCTCATGAGCACTACGATTGACCGCGCAAACTCACAGTCTCAAACATCTGAAGCCAAGCTACTGGTTGTCGACGATGAACCAAATATCCGCGACCTGCTGGCGTCCTCACTGCGGTTTGCAGGTTTCGACGTGTCCACCGCAGCGAACGGTGCCTCCGCCTTCCACCTCGCCACTACAGAAAACCCAGACCTCATTGTCCTAGACGTCATGCTGCCCGACATGGATGGCTTCACCGTTACCCGCCGGCTGCGCGACGCGGGCGTGCGCGTTCCCGTACTGTTCTTAACGGCGCGCGACGACATGCAGGACAAAATCCAAGGCCTCACCGTTGGTGGGGATGACTACGTGACGAAACCCTTTGGGCTAGAAGAAGTGGTGGCGCGCATCCGCGCAATCTTACGACGCACCAAAGACACCGAGGAAGATGACGGCATCCTGCGGGTTGGCGACTTGGAAATGGACGAGGACGCACACGAAGTGCGCCGCGCCGGCACCGAAATCGAACTATCCCCCACCGAGTTCAAACTACTGCGCTACCTCATCCTCAACGAAGGGCGCGTAGTGTCTAAAATGCAGATCCTCGACCACGTGTGGGAATACGACTGGGATGGGGAAGCAGCCATCGTGGAATCATACATCTCCTACTTGCGGCGTAAACTCGCGGTACCCGGCGCCTCAGGGGAACTAATCCACACGCGCCGCGGATTCGGCTACATGCTGAGGGCCGAGAACTGACCCGGATGAGTCGACTACCAGGCATCTTCAAAACAGGGTTTTGGCGTTCAATAACGCTTCGAACCCGCCTGGTTGTACTGTTCACCCTGATCCTTTCAGTTGGATTCACCCTCGCAGCCACCGCCCTGCTAGGGATCTTGCAAGCACACCTCGTGGGCCAAGTAGACCGGGAACTAGAAGAATCCGCGCGCCGCACGGCCGTATCCACCGCCGAGGCACTTTTGAACTCGCGCGAACCCAATATTCCCTCAAACTACTACTTCCACTTCAAAACGGTGGACGGCAGCGAGAACTCCCTAATTACTCCCGAAAGTGCAGACAGGTTCGGCGTGCCAGTAACTGGGGAACTACTACCCATGGGCGTGTACCCCCAAGGGGCGATGACGCGGCCGGTGAAGGTACCGTCCACTAAAGACGGTTCCTCCTGGCGGGCAGTTGCGGTGCCGATCAGTGTGAACAACCAGCCCTACGGCGTGGTGACGATCGCGCTGCCGCTGACGGACACCGACGAAACCCTGGTGAACACCGCGCAGTACTTTCTGCTGCTCGGAATCCTCATCACCGTCGTTGGAGCCACTACCTCCTACTACATGGTGCGGCTTGCGCTGCGGCCCCTCAAGCGAATAGAAACGGTGGCGAAACAAATTTCGGTAGGAAATATTTCGCAACGCATCGACCCCGAACCGGAAACGTCGGAAATAGGGTCGCTTACAACCAGCCTGAACCGTATGCTGGCGCGCATCGAACAATC from Gleimia hominis harbors:
- a CDS encoding response regulator transcription factor; the protein is MSTTIDRANSQSQTSEAKLLVVDDEPNIRDLLASSLRFAGFDVSTAANGASAFHLATTENPDLIVLDVMLPDMDGFTVTRRLRDAGVRVPVLFLTARDDMQDKIQGLTVGGDDYVTKPFGLEEVVARIRAILRRTKDTEEDDGILRVGDLEMDEDAHEVRRAGTEIELSPTEFKLLRYLILNEGRVVSKMQILDHVWEYDWDGEAAIVESYISYLRRKLAVPGASGELIHTRRGFGYMLRAEN
- a CDS encoding PH domain-containing protein, whose amino-acid sequence is MQPDTEVFNPSDVEFKRVSPNLLKVRMVSLGIGAVVTILPAAALSVLLSRWIWIAVAALAALFVWLFWLVPRQVRAIGYAEGPSDLLIRKGIMFRNLTIIPYGRLQYVDVSEGPIARYFKIAEVELHTASASTDASIPGLPSGEAARLRNELAARGEAEMAGL
- a CDS encoding PH domain-containing protein, which codes for MAKRKKRESIVGSGVDEAAWRKLHPITPLAQSWAVFTALFGFLLYRNYDLYEDIANSGFVQHSSVLKIVMVVLGALLLIALIVGVYCYFSWRHMGYAVTENAVYYRNGILARNQRHARLSRIQTVNITHSLVGRLFGLGKIDIEVAGGADSNLSFGLLKTRDLEAVRREILLRRAGTKSTDASATRAEGVTQSAEGVDAPAGVTNSATAGPQAENRVANGPQAENEADAVGIDSWEEDGSPIIEVPWLRLLGSLFVNFGMIFVLVIGIALLSSAVVFWAVFDSAASGLVGIVFGGIAMIGVPLRSFTQNFNFRAFVTADGIRIRAGLTSTRAQTIAPARIHGLEIEQPFLWRIFGWYKVSIVQAGFQGSSEGGSEDRDVLLPVGSLSDMLRAVWMVYPDLGIDDPMELVRSGIEDRGPSAIYEVCPPRARIFDWIAYDRNAIALTDRVVALRLGRVTRKLVMFAYPRIQSVKLYTGPWRTKRRLRSLDFHLVSLTGNTSLAHVDERVAANVAATVATRARVARRVEEPEAWRKRVESGRDIPAENLFTDGPEVVEKQMKLGQETQARHAS